One Bacteroidota bacterium DNA window includes the following coding sequences:
- a CDS encoding adenylate kinase: protein MLNIALFGPPGAGKGTQSKILIDKYNLSYIATGDMLREEIKENTELGREAKEIIERGTLVSDDIIVKLIENKITMNSKFNGFLFDGFPRTVVQAYILEGLLIRFNTSLTCMISLEVPEKTLVERMIKRGKLENRKDDSIDVIQKRLKEYKLKTLTVIDFYKEKGIYYPMDGAGNMQNITDRIAKTIDSKYGNKLVNILLLGSPGAGKGTQAKILEKKFNLVYISTGAILREEIKNNSEIGKIAKPYMEKGGIVPDEIAIKIIERKIKKHKNVNGFLFKGFPHTLVQAYILDGLLRKLGTSITTTIKIETPLIQAIKRLSYRSKTEGARNYDKSTDIIIRRMEEYEKNTVPAINYYKNKKNFITIDGTKPEEEIHQNIVKSLESTLLQIK, encoded by the coding sequence ATGTTAAATATTGCACTTTTCGGACCTCCGGGAGCTGGTAAAGGAACCCAATCCAAAATACTTATTGACAAATATAACCTATCATACATAGCTACGGGTGATATGCTTAGGGAAGAAATTAAAGAAAATACCGAACTTGGGCGTGAAGCAAAAGAAATAATAGAAAGAGGCACATTGGTTTCTGATGATATTATTGTAAAACTAATTGAAAATAAAATAACAATGAACTCAAAATTTAACGGGTTCTTGTTTGATGGTTTTCCGCGAACAGTAGTTCAGGCATACATTCTTGAAGGATTACTAATTCGTTTTAATACTTCATTAACATGCATGATATCCCTTGAAGTTCCTGAAAAAACCTTAGTTGAAAGGATGATTAAAAGAGGTAAATTGGAAAACAGAAAAGATGATAGCATTGATGTAATCCAAAAACGACTAAAAGAATATAAATTAAAAACCCTTACTGTTATCGACTTTTACAAAGAAAAAGGAATTTATTATCCTATGGATGGAGCAGGTAATATGCAAAATATTACTGATAGAATAGCAAAAACTATAGATTCTAAATACGGTAATAAATTAGTTAACATACTTCTTTTGGGTTCACCGGGAGCGGGAAAAGGTACTCAAGCAAAAATACTTGAGAAAAAATTTAATCTCGTTTATATTTCAACAGGAGCAATTCTTAGAGAAGAAATAAAAAATAATTCTGAAATTGGAAAAATTGCCAAACCTTACATGGAAAAAGGAGGAATTGTACCTGACGAAATAGCAATTAAAATTATTGAAAGAAAAATTAAAAAACACAAAAATGTAAATGGGTTTTTATTTAAAGGATTTCCTCACACCTTAGTTCAAGCTTATATTTTGGATGGATTATTAAGAAAATTAGGGACATCAATTACTACTACAATAAAAATTGAAACTCCGTTGATACAAGCAATAAAACGACTCTCGTATCGCTCAAAAACTGAGGGTGCAAGAAATTATGATAAAAGCACAGATATTATTATTCGCAGAATGGAAGAATACGAAAAGAACACTGTCCCTGCTATAAATTATTATAAAAACAAAAAGAATTTTATCACCATCGATGGGACAAAACCCGAAGAA